A genome region from Nicotiana tabacum cultivar K326 chromosome 13, ASM71507v2, whole genome shotgun sequence includes the following:
- the LOC142168288 gene encoding uncharacterized protein LOC142168288 yields the protein MVADALSRKLGGTLAYLPIAKDIAACAMTRSSFIELVKAKQFEYPNLVNIQNSVQSKDIPAFSLDGEGVLKMNGRLYVPDIDGLRNEMAEAHSSRYSIHPGSTTMYKGLREIYWWNKMKENISDFVARCLNC from the coding sequence ATGGTAGCCGATGCGCTAAGCCGAAAGTTAGGAGGTACTTTGGCATACTTACCAATAGCTAAAGACATTGCCGCTTGTGCCATGACACGTTCCTCTTTTATTGAGCTTGTCAAAGCTAAGCAATTTGAATATCCAAATCTGGTGAATATTCAAAATAGTGTACAATCTAAAGATATCCCTGCATTTTCTCTTGACGGGGAAGGGGTGTTGAAGATGAATGGACGCTTGTACGTGCCAGATATTGATGGACTTCGTAATGAAATGGCTGAGGCACACAGTTCGAGATATTCTATACATCCAGGGTCCACAACAATGTACAAGGGCTTACGAGAGATCTATTGGTGGAATAagatgaaggaaaatatttcgGACTTCGTGGCTAGATGTTTAAATTGCTGA